One Coffea arabica cultivar ET-39 chromosome 5c, Coffea Arabica ET-39 HiFi, whole genome shotgun sequence DNA window includes the following coding sequences:
- the LOC113688907 gene encoding pentatricopeptide repeat-containing protein At1g71420-like, whose translation MFLKIRYSFSQLLKPLHSCSYGTFLRTLTTTNSPATPTFDAKFENVSQLEKAISLFYDLSFPPNFSLPYARLFQACARHNRLDLGQDLHHHLLTHETTEDIDLYTTNHLINMYAKCGDLCTAYQMFEKMPHKNIFSWTSLISGYSQHGKVDECFSMFTDMLAHCRPNDFAYTSVLSICDGFRGRQVHGVVVKTGFGAYVYVANALITMYWKSRETGFCRIYNNSEEAWRVFDGMEFRNLVTWNAMIAGFQMLGQCSNAVNFFIAMCRDGVGFDRATLVSVLSAFSENNEYEYVSSLKYCFQIHGIVIKAGFKLDVAVVTVLLSAYSILGGEVADCHKLFIETNGCRDVVLWTGIITSFADRKPGEALLLFNLLRTEGLNPDCYAFSIVLKACGGFSNDKHALAVYCLITKVGFTNNIVLQNASIHAFARCGSLSQAAVIFDEMRIRDVVSWNSIIKAYALHGQGKQALDLFKQMDVEPDATTFVALLSACSHSGMVHEGVEIFDTMSNSYGVVPQLDHYACMVDILGRAGHLVQAVKLIREMPMQPDYVVWSALVGACRKHGETQLANFAVSKLRELDPENSLGYVVMSNIHCSTGSFDVASLIRKRMKALGVQKEPGLSWTDIGNQVHEFVSGGGAHPQRETIRTNTKELVGKLKTLGYVPQTSLALHDIEEEHKEEELYYHSEKLALVFTLMSTSDLNCKLDAVRIMKNIRICPDCHNFMKLASQLIQREIVVRDSNRFHNFMKGFCSCNDYW comes from the coding sequence ATGTTTTTAAAAATTCGCTATTCCTTCAGTCAATTGCTGAAACCATTGCACAGTTGCTCGTATGGCACCTTTCTAAGAACCTTAACCACAACTAACTCTCCCGCCACCCCAACATTTGACGCCAAATTTGAAAATGTTAGCCAACTGGAAAAGGCAATTTCTCTCTTTTACGATCTCAGCTTCCCACCTAATTTCTCACTGCCATATGCTAGGCTTTTCCAAGCATGCGCTCGCCACAATAGACTCGACTTAGGCCAAGATCTCCACCACCATTTGCTCACCCATGAAACCACCGAGGATATTGACTTGTACACTACCAACCACCTGATTAATATGTATGCCAAGTGTGGTGATTTGTGTACTGCCTACCAGATGTTCGAAAAAATGCCTCACAAGAATATTTTCTCTTGGACTTCTTTAATTTCTGGTTATTCTCAACATGGGAAAGTTGATGAATGTTTTAGTATGTTTACTGATATGTTAGCTCACTGTAGGCCCAATGATTTTGCTTACACCAGCGTGCTGTCTATATGTGATGGTTTTCGGGGTAGGCAAGTGCATGGAGTTGTTGTAAAAACAGGATTTGGTGCATATGTCTATGTGGCGAATGCTTTGATTACCATGTACTGGAAGAGCAGAGAGACGGGATTTTGCAGAATTTACAACAATAGTGAGGAGGCTTGGAGGGTATTTGACGGGATGGAGTTCCGCAATCTTGTAACTTGGAACGCAATGATTGCTGGATTCCAAATGCTGGGACAGTGTTCAAATGCTGTTAATTTTTTCATCGCAATGTGTAGAGACGGTGTTGGGTTTGATCGTGCTACGCTTGTAAGTGTcctttctgcattttctgaaAATAATGAATACGAATATGTTTCAAGCCTCAAGTATTGTTTTCAAATACATGGTATTGTTATAAAGGCCGGGTTTAAGTTGGATGTTGCAGTGGTGACTGTACTACTGAGTGCTTATTCGATTCTTGGAGGAGAGGTTGCTGATTGTCATAAGTTGTTTATAGAGACTAATGGGTGCCGAGATGTTGTCTTATGGACTGGTATTATCACTTCTTTTGCTGATAGAAAACCTGGGGAAGCCCTTTTACTTTTTAATTTGTTGCGCACAGAGGGGTTGAATCCTGATTGTTATGCTTTTTCGATTGTATTAAAGGCTTGTGGAGGATTTTCTAATGACAAGCATGCCCTGGCCGTGTACTGTTTAATAACTAAAGTTGGTTTCACAAATAACATAGTTCTTCAGAATGCTTCAATTCATGCATTTGCAAGGTGTGGCTCACTTAGCCAAGCTGCGGTCATCTTTGATGAAATGAGAATAAGGGATGTAGTTTCTTGGAACTCAATAATAAAAGCTTATGCTTTACATGGGCAAGGGAAGCAGGCATTGGACTTGTtcaaacaaatggatgttgaaCCTGATGCAACCACCTTTGTTGCTCTTCTCTCCGCTTGTAGTCATTCGGGAATGGTGCATGAAGgggttgaaatatttgatacCATGTCCAACAGCTATGGGGTTGTTCCCCAACTTGATCACTATGCCTGCATGGTTGACATTCTTGGGCGAGCTGGGCATCTCGTTCAGGCTGTGAAGCTCATAAGGGAAATGCCCATGCAACCGGATTATGTTGTCTGGAGTGCTTTGGTAGGAGCCTGCCGGAAACACGGTGAAACACAGTTAGCCAACTTTGCTGTATCAAAACTAAGGGAGTTGGATCCAGAAAATTCTCTAGGATATGTAGTAATGTCAAACATACACTGTTCCACTGGTAGTTTTGATGTAGCTAGTCTAATAAGGAAGCGAATGAAAGCACTTGGGGTACAGAAGGAGCCTGGCTTGAGCTGGACTGATATTGGTAATCAagttcatgaatttgtttcaggGGGTGGAGCACACCCACAAAGAGAGACAATCCGCACTAATACGAAAGAACTAGTTGGAAAATTGAAGACACTTGGCTATGTTCCTCAAACTAGTTTGGCCTTGCACGATATTGAAGAAGAGCACAAAGAGGAAGAATTATACTACCACAGTGAGAAGTTGGCTCTGGTGTTTACTTTGATGAGCACTTCTGATTTGAATTGCAAGTTGGATGCTGTTAGGATCATGAAGAATATTCGTATTTGTCCAGACTGTCATAATTTTATGAAATTAGCATCACAATTAATTCAGAGGGAGATCGTTGTGAGAGATTCAAACCGTTTCCACAATTTTATGAAGGGGTTTTGCTCTTGTAATGATTACTGGTAA
- the LOC140007209 gene encoding replication protein A 70 kDa DNA-binding subunit B-like, with translation MARRYLPVNEVVEGVKEWTVLAQVVERGHVQLSRGARPVNYRCFLLTDSKGTKVSAVIYGNGIHFFVGMLMPFRRYYISSAALQKAEPRYKYVEQVPPVIPCHFELTAFENLFKFADTENLQNIQGIVMHAFPLREQGLDSTTRDLVVINQEKRPMLLILWNEFEANEGAQLANTIANNIIIAMRVKVTTFNYLSLTTRLASCLLMNPSTSEATVLRQWYDQNRQQIAQLIEEGSYKDSTKLLPPPKNNDIISVENAVSMLKNVKTAWIRENTSLAAEQRSFWYAAYSNCQKVVDSNLEWIIKCPSCREESAVEAK, from the exons ATGGCAAGACGCTACCTTCCAGTGAATGAGGTCGTTGAGGGAGTAAAAGAATGGACAGTACTGGCTCAGGTTGTTGAGAGAGGACATGTTCAGTTGAGTCGAGGAGCAAGGCCTGTGAACTACCGCTGCTTCCTCCTTACAGATTCTAAg GGAACAAAGGTTTCAGCAGTCATCTATGGCAACGGTATCCATTTTTTTGTTGGCATGCTAATGCCATTTAGGAGATACTATATCTCCAGTGCAGCTCTTCAAAAAGCAGAACCAAGGTATAAG TATGTGGAGCAGGTTCCGCCGGTTATTCCGTGTCACTTTGAGCTCACAGCATTTGAAAACTTATTCAAATTTGCTGACACAGAAAATTTGCAAA ATATCCAGGGTATTGTCATGCATGCTTTTCCTTTAAGGGAACAGGGTCTTGATTCAACGACAAGAGACTTGGTTGTTATTAATCAAGA AAAAAGGCCAATGCTCCTTATTCTATGGAACGAATTTGAAGCAAATGAAGGAGCACAGCTGGCAAACACTATCGCAAACAACATCATCATAGCTATGAGAGTCAAAGTAACTACTTTTAATT ATCTATCTCTAACAACAAGGCTTGCAAGTTGTCTGCTGATGAATCCATCAACTTCTGAAGCCACTGTATTAAGGCAATG GTATGATCAGAATCGGCAGCAAATTGCACAACTAATTGAGGAGGGCAGTTACAAAGACTCAACCAAATTGCTGCCTCCGCCCAAAAATAATGATATCATTAGTGTTGAGAACGCTGTGAGCATGCTAAAAAAT GTCAAGACTGCCTGGATACGAGAAAATACTTCTTTGGCAGCTGAACAGCGATCTTTCTGGTATGCTGCATATAGTAACTGTCAAAAGGTTGTAGATTCTAATTTGGAATGGATCATCAAATGTCCATCTTGCAGAGAAGAAAGTGCCGTTGAAGCCAAGTAA